A region of Streptomyces halobius DNA encodes the following proteins:
- a CDS encoding Zn-ribbon domain-containing OB-fold protein: protein MRGMQMIGLGRAGSAARFDLPEVDAFTRPYWDAAAEGRLLLRRCRAEGCGAAHHYPREFCPYCWSEDVEWERACGRAALYTWSVVHRNDLPPFGGRVPYIAAVVDLTEGPRMMTEITDCPEVDLRIDMPLRVHFRTQGGAADGGFADGGVAVPVFRPA, encoded by the coding sequence ATGCGTGGAATGCAGATGATCGGGCTCGGTCGGGCCGGAAGTGCGGCGCGCTTCGATCTGCCGGAGGTGGATGCGTTCACCCGGCCGTACTGGGACGCGGCGGCCGAGGGGCGGTTGCTGCTGCGTCGTTGTCGGGCCGAGGGGTGTGGCGCGGCCCATCACTATCCGCGGGAGTTCTGCCCGTACTGCTGGAGCGAGGATGTCGAGTGGGAGCGGGCCTGCGGCCGCGCCGCCCTTTACACCTGGTCCGTCGTGCACCGTAATGACCTCCCGCCCTTCGGCGGCCGGGTGCCGTACATCGCGGCCGTGGTGGACCTCACCGAGGGCCCGCGGATGATGACCGAGATCACCGACTGCCCGGAGGTCGACCTGCGGATCGATATGCCGCTCAGGGTGCACTTCCGCACTCAAGGCGGGGCGGCGGACGGAGGGTTTGCGGACGGAGGTGTCGCAGTCCCCGTCTTCCGACCCGCGTAA
- a CDS encoding nitroreductase family deazaflavin-dependent oxidoreductase: protein MPTGERWVQKISSTRTFARIAPHFIPSLDRAVHRLTRGRVLLSARMLPGLILTATGAKSGRPRRTPLACIPEGDGSWLLVGSNFGRPGHPSWTGNLLKHPEAEVSWRGQDIPVRARLLTGAERERAWRAALEFWPPYAAYQARVEREIRLFRLVRRMP from the coding sequence ATGCCAACTGGTGAGCGGTGGGTGCAGAAGATCTCCTCGACCCGTACGTTCGCACGGATCGCACCGCATTTCATCCCTTCCTTGGACCGCGCCGTACATCGGCTGACCCGGGGAAGGGTGCTGCTCAGCGCTCGGATGCTGCCCGGTCTGATCCTTACGGCGACCGGTGCGAAGAGCGGCCGGCCGCGGCGTACGCCCCTGGCGTGCATACCGGAGGGTGACGGCAGCTGGTTGCTGGTCGGCAGCAATTTCGGCCGGCCGGGGCATCCGTCCTGGACCGGCAACCTGCTCAAGCACCCAGAGGCGGAGGTCAGTTGGCGGGGCCAGGACATTCCCGTACGGGCCCGGCTGCTCACCGGCGCGGAACGGGAGCGGGCATGGCGGGCGGCCCTGGAGTTCTGGCCGCCGTATGCCGCGTATCAGGCGCGGGTGGAGCGGGAGATCCGGCTGTTCCGTCTGGTGCGGCGGATGCCGTAG
- a CDS encoding GNAT family N-acetyltransferase, translating into MLIREATAADWPAIWPFFHAIVAAGETYTYPRDMDEPAARESWLLQPPGRTVVAVDDSGTMLGSAKMNPNHMGGASHIASASFMVDPQHGGRGAGRALGEHVLAWARAEGYRAMQFNAVVETNTVAVELWKSLGFQIMTTLPEGFQHPTKGYVGLHIMYQQL; encoded by the coding sequence GTGCTGATCCGAGAAGCGACCGCGGCCGACTGGCCCGCCATCTGGCCGTTCTTCCACGCCATCGTCGCGGCCGGCGAGACCTACACCTACCCGCGTGATATGGACGAGCCCGCGGCCCGTGAGTCGTGGCTGCTCCAGCCGCCCGGCCGTACGGTCGTCGCGGTGGACGACTCCGGGACAATGCTCGGCTCGGCCAAGATGAACCCCAACCACATGGGCGGCGCCTCGCATATCGCCAGCGCCAGTTTCATGGTCGACCCGCAGCACGGCGGACGCGGTGCCGGGCGGGCGCTGGGCGAGCATGTGCTGGCCTGGGCCCGCGCGGAGGGCTACCGGGCGATGCAGTTCAACGCCGTGGTCGAGACCAACACCGTTGCCGTCGAGCTCTGGAAGTCCCTCGGCTTCCAGATCATGACGACCCTCCCCGAGGGATTCCAGCACCCCACCAAGGGCTATGTCGGGCTGCACATCATGTATCAACAGCTCTGA
- a CDS encoding VOC family protein: protein MPYLGMVTVVVRDYDEAIAFYVDVPGFDLLEDTRVDEDKRWVVVAPPGRGKRRCSWPGP, encoded by the coding sequence ATGCCTTATCTCGGAATGGTGACTGTGGTCGTGCGTGACTACGACGAGGCCATCGCTTTCTATGTGGACGTCCCGGGTTTCGATCTACTGGAGGACACCCGTGTCGATGAGGACAAACGCTGGGTTGTCGTCGCTCCCCCGGGGCGAGGGAAACGGCGGTGCTCCTGGCCCGGGCCGTGA
- a CDS encoding pyridoxine/pyridoxamine 5'-phosphate oxidase: MTDLPAHQARHDDAPDEPPTAPADHTAPPTPHHPGGQPSSSQPSGDDARAFRELLRGLRVWESELPSFDPAKAPDEPLPLFRQWLREAAEAGVPEPHTMMLATADAAGDPSVRTVILHDADECGWHFASHRGSRKGRELAARPRAALGFYWPAVGRQVRVRGTVTAAGPEESAADLHRRSTGALAAALVGRQSEVLGSTEELARASEAAWERARREPDASVPSWTLYVLRAEEVEFFQGDAQRRHVRLNYRCVDGGWEQELLWP, encoded by the coding sequence ATGACCGATCTTCCCGCGCACCAGGCCCGCCACGACGACGCCCCGGACGAGCCCCCCACCGCTCCCGCCGACCACACCGCGCCCCCCACCCCACACCACCCCGGCGGCCAGCCCTCCAGCAGCCAGCCCTCCGGCGACGACGCCCGCGCGTTCCGGGAGCTGCTGCGCGGGCTGCGGGTCTGGGAGAGCGAGCTGCCGTCGTTCGATCCGGCGAAGGCCCCGGACGAGCCGCTGCCGCTGTTCCGGCAGTGGTTGCGGGAGGCCGCCGAGGCCGGTGTCCCCGAGCCGCACACGATGATGCTGGCCACGGCGGACGCGGCCGGCGACCCGTCCGTACGGACCGTGATACTGCACGACGCGGACGAGTGCGGCTGGCACTTCGCCTCGCACCGCGGCAGCCGCAAGGGCCGGGAGCTGGCAGCCCGGCCGCGGGCTGCGCTCGGCTTCTACTGGCCGGCGGTCGGCCGCCAGGTCCGTGTCCGTGGGACGGTCACCGCGGCCGGACCCGAAGAGAGCGCCGCCGACCTGCACCGCCGCTCCACGGGCGCGCTGGCGGCGGCGCTGGTCGGGCGGCAGAGCGAGGTCCTGGGCTCCACCGAGGAGCTGGCGCGGGCGTCGGAGGCCGCGTGGGAGCGAGCCCGGCGCGAGCCGGACGCTTCCGTTCCGAGCTGGACGCTGTACGTGCTGCGCGCCGAGGAGGTCGAGTTCTTCCAGGGCGATGCGCAGCGGCGTCATGTACGCCTCAACTACCGTTGTGTGGATGGTGGTTGGGAACAGGAACTGCTCTGGCCGTAA
- a CDS encoding TetR family transcriptional regulator has protein sequence MTGQVRTVDGRVAGRRGQATRQKLLDCLSEMLSSSPYRDVKVIDVARKAGTSPATFYQYFPDVEGAVLEIAEEMAKEGANLTDLVAGRSWVGKSGWQAAEELVDGFLSFWRKNDAILRVVDLGAAEGDKRFYKIRMKILNAVTNSLTESIQDLQSRNKVDKDVNAAAMAGSIVAMLAAVAGHQKGFQSWGVKQAELKPNLALLVHLGVTGKKPTK, from the coding sequence ATGACAGGACAAGTGCGAACCGTCGACGGCAGAGTTGCCGGCCGCCGCGGACAGGCGACGCGGCAGAAGCTGCTCGACTGCCTCAGCGAAATGCTCAGTTCGTCCCCTTACCGGGACGTAAAAGTCATCGATGTGGCCCGAAAAGCGGGGACTTCACCCGCCACGTTCTATCAGTACTTCCCGGACGTGGAGGGCGCCGTCCTCGAAATCGCCGAGGAGATGGCCAAAGAAGGCGCAAATCTGACCGATCTCGTGGCCGGACGCTCCTGGGTGGGCAAGTCCGGCTGGCAGGCGGCAGAGGAGCTCGTCGACGGCTTTCTCTCCTTCTGGCGCAAGAACGACGCGATTCTGCGCGTCGTCGATCTGGGCGCCGCCGAGGGCGACAAGCGGTTCTACAAGATCCGCATGAAGATCCTCAACGCGGTCACCAACTCCCTTACAGAAAGCATCCAGGACCTCCAGAGCAGGAACAAGGTCGACAAGGACGTGAACGCGGCCGCCATGGCCGGCTCGATCGTCGCGATGCTGGCGGCCGTCGCCGGGCACCAGAAGGGCTTCCAGAGCTGGGGCGTCAAACAGGCCGAGCTCAAGCCGAATCTGGCGCTGCTGGTGCACCTCGGCGTCACCGGCAAAAAGCCGACGAAGTAG
- a CDS encoding DUF4267 domain-containing protein, producing MPGFIGLPPGHRTAPGTGHVMLAFPLTPLGDAIVILSHSGSATAAYGIHVATAALVAATGFAVLRTNAHPPALPPIQAS from the coding sequence ATGCCCGGCTTCATCGGCCTGCCCCCTGGCCACCGGACAGCGCCGGGCACTGGGCACGTGATGCTCGCGTTCCCCCTCACCCCGCTCGGCGACGCGATCGTGATCCTCAGCCATAGCGGCTCGGCGACAGCGGCCTACGGCATCCACGTCGCGACGGCCGCACTCGTCGCGGCGACCGGCTTCGCCGTACTGCGCACCAACGCCCATCCCCCGGCCCTTCCTCCTATACAAGCGTCATAG
- a CDS encoding FAD-dependent monooxygenase, which produces MLISGAGIAGPALAHWLHRYGFAVTVVERAPELRTGGYKVDIRGAAIEVAERMGILQDIHRASTDMRTGAYVNGDGTRIATLPAEILGARTGRDDEIMRGELARIHSERTRGDVEYVFGDSVTSISPTPTASSATTAGPTTTSSPTASSKLDSVEVTFERSSPRRFDIVVGADGVHSTVRRLAFGPEERFVRHLGGYISAFSLPNDLDLDREELYHALPGKLVCVYHSAGAPAAKGLMTFRAPRLTYDHRDAMQQLSLLGAAFMGHDTGTPPTGCWSEIPRMLEAAREAPDFYFDGLNLIEMDRWSSGRVVLLGDAAHCPSPASGQGTGMALVGAYVLAGELAAAGGDTARAFGRYEEEMRGYVTVNHRLTEKFAKEMTAGSWPAIRFRHLMMRILPYMPWKNLVAKKIAEGVQRAANAIALKVYPVPTAPPTVAPAPPLAAAPSITATRSTT; this is translated from the coding sequence GTGCTGATTTCCGGCGCCGGGATCGCCGGCCCCGCGCTCGCCCACTGGCTGCACCGCTACGGCTTCGCGGTAACCGTCGTCGAGCGCGCGCCCGAGCTGCGGACCGGCGGCTACAAGGTCGACATCCGCGGCGCGGCGATCGAGGTCGCCGAGCGGATGGGGATACTGCAGGACATTCACCGCGCCAGTACGGACATGCGGACCGGCGCGTACGTGAACGGCGACGGCACGCGGATCGCCACGCTCCCCGCCGAAATCCTCGGCGCCCGGACCGGCCGCGACGACGAGATCATGCGCGGCGAACTGGCCCGCATCCACTCCGAGCGCACCCGGGGCGACGTCGAGTACGTCTTCGGCGACTCGGTCACGTCCATCAGCCCGACCCCGACCGCCAGCTCTGCCACGACCGCCGGCCCTACCACGACCAGCAGCCCGACCGCGTCTTCCAAGCTCGACAGCGTCGAGGTCACCTTCGAACGGAGTTCCCCACGTCGCTTCGACATAGTCGTCGGCGCGGACGGCGTGCATTCGACCGTCCGGCGACTGGCCTTCGGCCCCGAGGAGCGGTTCGTACGCCACCTCGGCGGGTATATCTCGGCGTTCTCCCTGCCGAACGATCTCGACCTGGACCGCGAGGAGTTGTATCACGCACTGCCGGGCAAACTGGTCTGCGTCTACCACTCTGCCGGAGCCCCGGCGGCCAAGGGCTTGATGACTTTTCGTGCACCGCGCCTGACGTACGACCACCGGGACGCCATGCAGCAACTCTCCCTGCTAGGAGCCGCGTTCATGGGCCACGACACGGGGACGCCCCCGACCGGATGCTGGAGCGAGATCCCACGGATGCTCGAAGCAGCCCGCGAAGCGCCCGATTTCTACTTCGACGGACTGAACCTGATCGAGATGGACCGCTGGTCGAGCGGGCGGGTGGTGCTGCTCGGCGATGCCGCGCACTGCCCCTCGCCGGCTTCGGGGCAGGGTACGGGGATGGCGCTGGTCGGCGCGTACGTGCTGGCCGGGGAACTCGCGGCGGCCGGCGGTGATACGGCGAGGGCCTTCGGCCGTTACGAGGAGGAGATGCGCGGCTATGTCACCGTGAATCACCGGCTGACGGAGAAGTTCGCCAAGGAGATGACCGCGGGTTCGTGGCCGGCGATCCGGTTCCGGCATCTGATGATGCGGATCCTGCCGTATATGCCGTGGAAGAACCTGGTCGCGAAGAAGATCGCCGAGGGTGTGCAGCGCGCCGCGAACGCGATCGCGCTCAAGGTCTATCCGGTGCCGACGGCACCCCCGACCGTCGCGCCGGCCCCGCCCCTCGCCGCGGCCCCCTCCATCACCGCTACCCGGAGCACCACATGA
- a CDS encoding TetR/AcrR family transcriptional regulator → MAVQQRRERQRAQRHQLIVKAARELAETEGWGAVTTRRLAERIEYSQPVLYSHFASKGAIVNAVALEGFAELAVAARAARKAAAAGGHTEALLAVARAYAEFASANPALYDAMFTLATDLDFGSVESPEPLKAAFDELLAVFGPLAGPDGDPEAFTEVGWSALHGLVTLDRAGRLREGRQEQRITLLVSRLAAATPPGT, encoded by the coding sequence ATGGCCGTCCAACAGCGTCGGGAGCGCCAGCGGGCGCAGCGGCATCAGTTGATCGTCAAGGCGGCGCGTGAGCTCGCCGAGACGGAGGGGTGGGGTGCGGTCACCACCCGCCGCCTCGCCGAGCGGATCGAGTACAGTCAGCCGGTCCTCTACAGTCACTTCGCGAGCAAGGGCGCGATCGTCAACGCCGTGGCGCTGGAGGGCTTCGCCGAACTGGCCGTCGCGGCCCGCGCCGCGCGCAAGGCAGCCGCGGCCGGCGGCCACACCGAGGCGCTGCTCGCCGTGGCCCGTGCGTACGCCGAGTTCGCCAGTGCCAACCCGGCTCTCTACGACGCGATGTTCACGCTCGCCACCGACCTGGACTTCGGGAGCGTTGAATCCCCCGAGCCGCTCAAGGCCGCCTTCGACGAACTCCTCGCGGTCTTCGGCCCGTTGGCCGGACCGGACGGCGACCCCGAGGCATTCACCGAGGTCGGCTGGAGTGCGCTGCACGGCCTGGTCACACTCGACCGCGCCGGCCGGCTCAGGGAGGGCCGCCAGGAGCAGCGGATCACCCTGCTCGTCAGCCGCCTCGCCGCCGCGACCCCGCCGGGCACTTAG
- a CDS encoding acyl-CoA dehydrogenase family protein, protein MDAAFTEEQHEIRRTLRELLHKRCGPDDVKAAVRTPPGHDEALWRQLAQQLGLPGLALPAAYGGVGCGPTELALACEEAGRALLPSPLIASAALAAPLILALGSERQRAELLPAIAAGKLTGTLAVPGGQLATALALTGPNDGDWAGGGRSGGIQARPHDGRWRLYGEAGQVLDGHTAGVLLVAAHTGGFARSRTLLFVVRGEEGRDGRLCTHVGVGGGPRDGGGGVRGRSGGSTMPDARPNAKPDTRPSMKPDTRPSMKPDTRPDTEPDTGPDTEPDTGPDMEPDTPGLLRTRQTVMDETRPQARIELRNVPAELLGYADGAGTGSGDVDRGEGAVAAALAAIGVTAAAALAAEAVGAADAALARTVEYVRVREQFGRPIGSFQAVQHRLADLYVAVQAARSAAYYAAWSAGGGGAGPRRGAEPGVAALALAQALETQRAVAAEAVQLHGGIGFTWEHEAHLYFKRAACDELLLGPVHRLRARAAEEAGLFDVGTREAAGA, encoded by the coding sequence ATGGATGCCGCGTTCACCGAGGAGCAGCACGAGATCCGCCGCACGCTGCGCGAACTGCTCCACAAACGCTGCGGACCGGACGACGTCAAGGCGGCGGTGCGCACCCCGCCGGGTCATGACGAGGCGCTGTGGCGGCAGCTCGCCCAGCAGCTCGGGTTGCCGGGCCTGGCGCTGCCCGCCGCGTACGGAGGGGTCGGCTGCGGGCCCACCGAGCTCGCCCTGGCCTGCGAGGAGGCCGGCCGCGCGCTGCTGCCCTCGCCGCTGATCGCCTCCGCCGCGCTCGCCGCGCCGCTCATCCTGGCGCTCGGCAGCGAGCGGCAGCGCGCCGAGCTGCTGCCGGCCATCGCCGCGGGAAAACTCACCGGAACGCTCGCCGTACCGGGCGGGCAGCTGGCCACCGCTCTGGCGCTGACCGGGCCGAATGACGGCGACTGGGCGGGCGGCGGCCGGTCGGGCGGGATCCAGGCGCGTCCGCACGACGGAAGGTGGCGGCTTTACGGGGAGGCCGGGCAGGTCCTGGACGGGCACACCGCCGGGGTACTGCTGGTGGCTGCGCATACCGGCGGGTTCGCCCGCAGTCGCACGTTGCTCTTCGTCGTACGGGGGGAGGAGGGGCGCGATGGGCGCCTGTGTACGCACGTCGGCGTAGGGGGTGGCCCACGGGACGGAGGAGGCGGAGTGCGGGGCAGGTCAGGGGGCAGCACGATGCCTGACGCGAGGCCCAACGCTAAGCCCGACACGAGGCCGAGCATGAAGCCCGACACGAGGCCGAGCATGAAGCCCGACACGAGACCGGACACGGAGCCCGACACGGGGCCGGACACGGAGCCCGACACGGGGCCGGACATGGAGCCCGACACCCCCGGTCTCCTCCGTACCCGGCAGACCGTGATGGACGAGACCCGGCCGCAGGCGCGCATCGAACTGCGCAATGTGCCAGCCGAGTTGCTCGGCTACGCGGACGGCGCAGGCACCGGCAGCGGTGACGTGGACCGTGGCGAGGGGGCCGTGGCGGCCGCGCTCGCCGCGATCGGGGTCACGGCGGCCGCGGCACTGGCCGCGGAGGCGGTCGGCGCGGCTGATGCGGCGCTGGCCCGGACCGTCGAATACGTCCGGGTGCGTGAGCAGTTCGGCCGCCCGATCGGCTCCTTTCAGGCGGTGCAGCACCGGCTCGCCGACCTGTATGTGGCGGTGCAGGCGGCCCGCTCGGCGGCGTACTACGCGGCCTGGTCGGCGGGCGGTGGTGGGGCCGGGCCGCGGCGCGGGGCCGAGCCGGGCGTCGCCGCGCTTGCGCTCGCGCAGGCGCTGGAGACGCAGCGCGCGGTAGCGGCCGAGGCGGTGCAGCTGCATGGTGGTATCGGCTTCACCTGGGAGCACGAAGCGCATCTCTATTTCAAGCGCGCGGCCTGCGACGAACTGCTGCTGGGCCCCGTGCACCGGCTGCGGGCGCGAGCCGCGGAGGAAGCCGGACTGTTCGATGTCGGGACGAGAGAGGCGGCCGGTGCCTGA
- a CDS encoding thiolase C-terminal domain-containing protein, with protein MSSGSLPRNPQNPRTTRTLRTPRHPRNRQVAIAGVALSDCGRVDEATPYDLHAQAARRALADSGLDRSVIDGFASAGLGTLAPVEVAEYLGLRPTWTDSTSVGGATWEVMAAHAADAIAAGHANAVLLVYGSTARADIKAQRRTSNLSFGARGPLQFEAPYGHTLIAKYAMAARRHMHQYGTTLEQLAQIAVQARANAATNPDAMYRDPITVDDVLSGPMIADPFTKLHCCIRSDGGCAALLVAQDYVPDLVKPPVWMLGTGTAASHTTMSEWDDFTVSPAAVSGRLAFERAGIRPSEIDLAELYDAFTYMTLVTLEDLGFCAKGEGGAFVEKGRLLRDGELPVNTDGGGLAACHPGMRGLFLLVEAVRQLRGEAGPGRQVHRPDGRLPQLAVASGTGGWFCSSGTVVLGRG; from the coding sequence ATGTCGTCAGGGAGCCTCCCCCGGAATCCGCAGAATCCGCGAACCACCCGGACTCTCCGAACCCCGCGGCATCCCCGGAATCGCCAGGTCGCCATCGCCGGAGTCGCCCTGTCCGACTGCGGCCGGGTGGACGAGGCCACCCCCTATGACCTGCACGCCCAGGCTGCCCGCCGGGCGCTCGCCGACTCCGGGCTGGACCGTTCGGTGATCGACGGCTTCGCCTCAGCCGGCCTCGGCACGCTCGCCCCCGTCGAGGTCGCCGAATACCTGGGCCTGCGTCCGACCTGGACCGATTCCACCTCGGTCGGTGGCGCCACCTGGGAGGTGATGGCCGCGCACGCCGCCGACGCGATCGCGGCGGGCCATGCCAATGCCGTCCTTCTCGTCTACGGATCCACTGCCCGTGCCGACATCAAGGCGCAGCGCCGCACCTCGAACCTCTCCTTCGGCGCCCGTGGACCGCTGCAGTTCGAAGCCCCCTACGGGCATACCCTGATAGCCAAATACGCCATGGCCGCGCGTCGGCATATGCACCAATACGGCACCACACTGGAGCAGTTGGCCCAGATAGCCGTCCAGGCGCGGGCGAACGCAGCGACCAACCCGGACGCCATGTACCGCGATCCGATCACCGTCGACGATGTCCTCTCCGGCCCGATGATCGCCGACCCCTTCACCAAGCTGCACTGCTGCATCCGTTCCGACGGCGGCTGCGCGGCCCTGCTCGTCGCCCAGGACTACGTACCTGACCTCGTCAAACCGCCCGTCTGGATGCTCGGCACGGGCACCGCTGCCTCGCACACCACCATGTCGGAGTGGGACGACTTCACCGTCTCACCGGCCGCGGTCTCCGGCCGTCTCGCCTTCGAACGCGCCGGGATCCGCCCGTCGGAGATCGACCTCGCCGAGCTCTATGACGCCTTCACCTATATGACGCTGGTGACGCTGGAGGACCTGGGATTCTGCGCGAAGGGCGAGGGCGGCGCGTTCGTCGAGAAGGGGCGACTGCTGCGGGACGGCGAGCTGCCGGTGAACACCGACGGCGGTGGCCTGGCCGCCTGCCACCCGGGCATGCGGGGCCTGTTTCTGCTGGTCGAGGCCGTACGCCAGCTTCGCGGCGAGGCTGGTCCCGGCCGCCAGGTCCACCGGCCCGACGGCCGCCTCCCGCAACTGGCCGTCGCCTCCGGCACGGGTGGCTGGTTTTGTTCGTCGGGGACGGTGGTGCTGGGGAGGGGGTAG